TCAAATCTAAAAAAtacgatctattgaattaattaaagtcgCCAACAGTTCATTAATTCaaccaaaatccaaaaattttGGCCTCAAGTTCACTTTTTAGCATCAACTATTCAATACTTTATTTATAAGATATAATTTTGTGAACGGGACTAGAAATAGTCACCCTATTCCACAATTTCCACTTGCAATAAGTTATAGGAGTTGGAATAGTTGTATGTATCAAATACAAGTCAACCCTATTCCATATTTTCCGCGTGCAATAAGTTATAGGAGTTGGATTAGCTGTATGTTTCAAAGACTATGGTAAGTCTTTAATTCAGCTTATTGGACAGTCTGACTTTATATTCATTAGATTGGTAAgtaaataaatataatatttctTCATTAAAATCATGACCGTTCATTTATCGTACTACAGAGAGTTACTCTATAATCGTTGAAGTTTATAATTCAAAGTTACATGATAATGATAATGTTGTATTAATTTCAGAGAAATTGAAGGAGCTCCAGCAACATCTTCTTCATCAGAGCCTCAGAAGGTACGTAGTGAGAACAAGTCAATGAATTCCAACGTGTTATAGTTTTACAGCCACCGCTGATCATTTTAGTCTATAATTCAAAGGCAAAGAAACTAGTTAATTACTATAACAACTTTTCTTCCCTTTAATTTGTAGCTGCAGTGAACTCATCTTCTAGCTGCCCCATGGCAAATACAGGAAGAAATCATACTGCCGTTACAGTTACCACTACGGAATATAATCGCACGACGACGTTGAAGCAAAGAATCGAAGAAACGAAATGGCTACTGCATCCGTTAGCAGGTAAGAGCTCTTGTTGCATCTTCAAAGTACCTCATTGCCTGGCGAAAACAAACAAGGGGAAGTACCGGCCTCATATCATCTCAATCGGCCCTTATCACTACGGTGATAAACACGTGGTGATGATGCAACAACACAAATGGAGATTTCTTGACAATCTTCTCGGTCGAACGCAGTTGATCGGACTTGATGACTACCGGCAGGTTGTAGCAGAAGTCGAAGATGATATAAGAGAGTGCTATGCAGAGACCATTAACTTATGCAGCCGCCATCTGGTTGAGATGATGGTACCGGACGGTCTCTTCATCATCGAAATGTTCTGCAAAGTAAAATTATTATCGAGATCTTGTTCTATTGGAGAATCAAGTTCCTTTCTTCGTTCTTCAAAAGTAGTTTGAAAAATCGAATTCTTTAACTGCGCAGTAGGGAGGCCTCCTCAAGTCTTGAGGCATTATTTCAGTGTCGAAGGAAAGCATCTACTCGATTTACTTCACCTGAGTTTTGTCCCCGAACCTCAGGAGGACGTTGAGTTTATCCAATCGGCAAAAAAGCTTCACGATCTCGCCGGAATTATGTTCAAAACACGGGAGGCGCAGAGCTTCCTAGACATCAGATTTTGCATTGGAGTTCTTGAAATTCCGCCCATAAAACTAGATGATCTCCACACCCATTTCTTCTTAAACTTGGTTGCATTTGAACAATGCTACTCTCATTGCCCAAAGTATATAAACACTTACGCTGCATTCATGAGTTGTCTCGTCCGCACGCCGATGGACGCGACATTTCTGTCCGATTAAAACATTATCGAGAATTATCTCGGAACCGACAAAGAGGTCGTGCATTTCTTCAAAAACCTCCGCAAAGATGTGCCTTTCGATATCGACAGTATTTATCTGAACAAGTTGTTCAACGAAGTGAACGAGTACCAAAGAAATATTTTGCATTAAGTTCGGGCCGACGGAGGTGAGCATTAAGTCTAAAGATCGTCTCAAACCGGCGGATCTTTTTCTTCTCACTTTTTGTCATTGATATTTTGCTTGTAAATCAAAAAATACAGAATACAGTTGAACTTTATGATCTCAATACATTTCTGTTACTAGGTAAATATCTTGGCCACATACAACCTAACGTTTTGTTTTCGACGAGTATACAAATTCTATGctcatgagcggtaggtctcgggttcgagacttgggagcagcctctccataaaatgggggtaaggctagccgacattcacctctcccagaccctgcgtaaagtgggagccttgtgcactgggtacgacctttatacaAATTCTATGCTAGTTCGACGTAACTGCAACAGCTGGTATAATTTATGAAcagttgtataaaatttataCACCCGAactaacatatatataattgattttAGAGTTTTCGGCACAAATGTTCAGTGCAGTGAACCGCCAAATCAGGTTTGGGGGCTGACCTGAAGAATCTGATGCGAGCCTTTTTCTGATTGTTGCTACTCCTTTCCACTCTCACTTGAGCACGTTTGGCACCAAGATGAACTTGATACAGTTTAGCAGAAAATCCAGTCTTTAATGACATTATGACGGCAACAAACCGGCGACTGAAAAAAGGGAAAGTAAAGATTGGTTAGTTACAATTTGACAATGAATACATAAACCACAAGAGCACAACCGATAAACAACAGCATCGGAGGCACACAAATAAATACGTGTTTTGGTTGTCTGAACCTTACTTTTCTGTGGCCAACACCTGCACCAGAACCATAACAAAGAGAGTTCATGACTGCACCGAGAGTACCGGAGCTAATCTGCAGTGAAAATTACAGACATATCCTgccgggaaaaaaaaaaaaaaaaaaagagaaactcAGCAGGAAAGAAATCAATAACTGAAAGAGGGCAAAATGTGCATATGGGAGGAAACTGCATAAGTAAAGGCCCGCTTCATAACCatttcagtttttagttttcagtttacaagaaaattgaaatcaaaaacTGAAAATGAAATGGTTGTCAAATGGCTCCCAAGTAAAACAGAGAGGAGCTCCAATACAAAATCAGAAAGTCCAGTAAACTTACATGGTCGCCCATACAGAATGAACTCCAATTTAATCATGCTTAAAGCCATAATTAGGGGTTGCAGTTTTCAACCAACAAGTTAAAACGCCAGGGGATGGGATTAGCAGGGTAAGGAGTCATAACCGAAGGCACCTACTATTTCGCAACCTCCACTACTCTATATTAACACAGGACCACGATAAGATGGAAATTGTTAGTTTCCCACCAACCCattcacaataaaaaaataccaacaaacaattaaaaattagtaaaaggaaatgttaaaattttaaGATACCTTAAGAAGCATACAACTTTGCATACAGTAAGCAGTGCTACGATAGATCAATACTTGGGATGATTTTCCAGAGAAGTCTATATGGGGGCCTTGAGCACGCATCATCACCACCGTCATTGGGAAGAGAAGCCAACTCATTCTCCAAAATAGAGTGAGCTTCTGAAAATGCCTACAACATCCAATGATAATCTCGAAAGTAAGAAACAAGCATCTGTACACATATGAAGCTAGCAATAGATAAGCATCACATTATCACACAAGGTAATATTGAATATGTCAGAAAATATCATGACAATTAATCCCAAAAAAACACAGCTTACCTTGATACACTGATGTATACGGAAGCAATTACGCCCCACATTATTAGTTGGAAAAAGGGGATCATCAATGTGTATCGGGTCAATACTACATGGAGCAGATCAATATATAAGCAATGCAAAAAAGTTAAGAATTTCTCTTCAAGCACAAATAAGAAAACAGAGTACTGCTATTACCTACAACCTCTTTCCCTCTTAATATAAACACCACTTCCCTGTACCGATATACGCATTTGGCGAGGATCAAACACATTcctagaaggaagagagagatgaagCGTCAATCGCTATGTAGCTTAAACCATATTATAACAAACTATACAATTATTCAATCAGAGTAAACTCAATTCCAATCCAAGAAGTAGTTGCACTGGTATataattagagagagagaatcatTATCAGTGGTTGTCTTACCCAAAAAAGTAGAGAAAATTCATCAGAAGGCTCCCAAAATTCTGCAAGATCATTACTGGTTTAGTAATAAAGCAATCTAGCAATAATCATCAGCAAAAATGAGAAACTAAAAAGGGCAACAAGTACGAGTTTGAATGAGAACTTTGAACTTAGACCAGCGGCCAGCCACAtgaaatttgaatatttttacaaaattagGAACGATACCTCCATTTCTAACTAGTAACTAATTGTTTGGAATGGTTTACTCAAAATATATGGAAGTTGGGACCCTCAATCAAATCAACCATTCAGAAGTTCAATACTAATAACTTAGTGAGTTGAATATTCAACATATCAAGCAGaaaatcaaaatatatttttatgacTGATAGAAAAAAGAAACCATAAATTACGGATGTCACACATAATTTGGTGCAAGTATATAGTACCTAAAGGTCCTCCACGATACTTTGTATAATACATTATCAAGGGAAAATAAAACATACTAACATACAAAATTAGAGTTGAAATTAGAAATTTACTTGGTTGATGGGCCGGCCAAGATGATACTCATGCTGAAGAAAACGTGTAATAAGTAATACCTGAAAAAGAGTAAAAAAAtacaccaaaaataattaactgTCACAGATGCTCTACAGAATTCattgcatttttcttttaaacaaGAGATGTTTAAGAATAAAAGCCAGATACTCAACCAAAataagcaaaaaataaaatatatttttacgcAAGATCACTGGCAACAGAACTCAATAGCCCAGAGGAGCAAATACAACACCGTCCTACAACAGCCAATAACAGCAATTCACAGTATGTTCCATGCTCCAAGTTAGTTGAGTTATGCTAAAATTTACCCTTTGATAtgaaaaaatcaagaaaaatgagaagccAATACATGTAATATGTCGAGTACTTGTGTCATGTTCGTGCTCCCTAAAATTGAGTATCAACATATCATCATCTTTTAATTCCCTAATTGACCTTAAAACTTCAATTTCTATAATGTTTATAGTGTATTATAATTTAGACCCTGATCTGGCAGCTGCTAGTTTAAAGCATTAATCTTTTAATACCTTTAAAAGGACAATCATTGCGAGAACAAAATGTTCTATGCGTTAGTCCAAAAGTTCTACGGCATGCCATCACCTTTGATACCCATTGTCCTTACTGGAAGATGGTGAAATCAAAAACttcaattcaatttaatttactGACGTTGCACCTTGAAATAAGTAGCATTACTCACCAAACAGTAGGAACTCAAGCCACCAGAGTAAGACTGATCAAGGCTACGATCTGCCAAGAACTGTTTCAGTACCAAAGCAAGGGGTGTAGCAGCTGGAAACTGCTCAGTGAGATCCTTGACCTGCAAATGACTAGTTATGGTtcataacatataaataaagtATATACGTAAGCTATAAATGTCACCAAAAGCACATCAAAATTTGCAAGTACCAAATACGCAACAAAATATGCACAAGGAACTAGCTAACTGCttcaagaaacaaaagaaaggataCCTGAGATCCAAAAGGACTGTGCAAGAATGGATGCTAAAAGACCCCAATCACAATGGTTGAAGAAACATAATTTGATACACCAGCATACAAATTTGGTTTGACTTTTTTATACAATCCACTACCACAAGCTTTCACACAGTAGTAGCAATTTGCAAGTAACCACCCCACAATTATGTACCACCAAACACATGGGCATAATATAGATGTTACAATCTAATGAATTTTTATTAACACTTGGGATTTCAACTGAATCTTCTCTCCAACAAGCCTTGACGTTCCAATCACAGATGTCTTTGCGAGTGAAATATTGTGCATTTGGGTGATACACCTTGAAATCTTTTAGACTAACTTATTAAATATAAACGTCTAACATCGATAATGACAGTCCCAAAAcctatgtaaaaaaaattcgtTTAAACTTAAACCAATATTCGTAGACCAGGGGTGGAAGATTGAGTACCTTAGTCATTAAAAGTTAAAGATTGGAAGGTTTAAGTAGATAAAGCTATatttcacacacacaaaatgcGTTCATCTTGCACCCGCACACACAAAAGATTGAGGGAGAGGTATATACCAGTTGTGTAGTTTGGAGTCCTGTATGAGATGGAGATTTGAAACTGATGTCAATACGAACTGATACTGAATCCTTTGTAGCATCGTCATTTATCTGTGAGCATTTGGGCACCACAGATTCTTCTAAAGCAACCACACTCGAGTTCACATTAGTGCCATGCTCACCAGACATGGGAGGTGGCTCTTCTTTTGGAGATTGTACATTGGAAGCAGATGAGACAATGAGATCATGGGGAACTTCCACCACAAGCATTATAACAGGTATCTAAAAGCAAGGATTAAACAGTAAGAAAAACCATGTAAGTAAAAGAAGCTTAAATGAAACAGAAGTACAatcaaaagattaaaatgaagagGACGTACAGCTGTATTTTCCACAGTCTTAAGAGAATCATTTTTGACCCAATCCTGATTGACGAGATACCTAGCGGCATGCTGAAACACCAAAACAAGACTGTCACAGAGCAGGCAACAGAAAAGAACAATCTTAGATATCAGCGGAAAGGATGAAGGGGTGCTACATATCAGTTGGCACTACAAAAACTTAACGAGAAACAAATCAGTTGACCAGAAATGTTTATTTGATGAGCAGCATATTGAAGTTTTATTATCAGGGTCATGTTATGCGAAATAATCAGATAAAAAGTTCAGAAACAATCAGGATCCGAAACTCAAAATGTTCCAATAGGAACAGAATGATAAGTGTTCCAAAGTTTATGCAGCCTTAATGAATGTGCACACTAAGCTTAGAACACCATAAACAGCTTGCATAGAAAACACGAATGCAGAACGGTGACAAGCTAGTGTAGAACAGTTCCCTtcgtttattgaaaaaaaaaaaaaaaagtttctgtACACAGATTTCTAGTAGAAAAGATGAATCAAACGAACTGCCTTTCTATAATAGACTAATTTGCAATGTACCTGAAGGCATGTTTCTTTGATACCATTACGCCCCTCCAATATCCCAGCTTCTTTAATGGGTTCCTAAAAATATGTCTGCATATGAATATTTTTCCGAAAGTACTGGAAAAGAGGTCAATGTAACTGAGAGAATAGATCAAGAAGTTTTTTTACCAGGTTCCTCACAGGAGGTAGACAAACCACAAGGTCCACATCACTTGTTGGAAGTGACAAACCGGTTGCAGTTGAACCAAATATGTTTGTCCTGGACCTGGGCCAAAGTACCTGGAGAGACCTTGTAACCCGCTTAACAGCCCAATTTATGTAGGGCTTCCTAGCCATATTCTCTGCAGCCACCTTCAGCCCATCATATCAAACATTCAGTAGAATGTAACAACACATGGAACGATGGTCAATGGTACAAATATTTGATAAACATTTTGATTGGAGAACTTGAAGATAATATATAATGGTGATGGTGAAGAATGGATTAAAACAATAATACTAGATCAATTATTGTACCTGCTTGCAGAAAAGGTCAATGTCATCGTGGACAAGGCTGTGCATCAAAGAAAGAGACACCTTCCGGATAGGACAGTTATGCAAATCAGGCGGTTGTAGGGGCAATGCAACATCTGGCTGTACAATGAATATACTATCTTATGAAGGACTTTTAAACATCAACACAAATTTAAAGTTTATAAGATAGATGCTACACTTACATGTTCTTGATCACGAGCAAGTTGAGAAATAGCAATCAATCGATCCTGCAACAAGGGTGCAGGAAGAGCTTGAATCAATGGACGGCCAGAAATATTATTACTTCTTAAAGGCCAAACAACTTCAGCACCATCCATGCGCAAACAAGTTTCCTCCAAGTTAGCTCCATCATGGAACCATCCTCTCATACCCCAGTGCCTTGGGCTAGAGCTACCAGACCGAACAGTTGGAAAGCCCCTGTTTTTCCTGGCGTCACTCACAGGAGAGGGTGGAGGTGGTCGTGGGGCCTGTGGAACAGAAAGCACCACGGGCGATGGTGGCCGCTTTATCCGAGGTTGCTCACGCCTTGTAGGAGGAACACATGGGCTTCTGCGATCATAACTACGCTTAAACTCTCTTGACCTTTCTCTTGAAATGTTTGGAATGATGATTGGCCGTAAAATGGGATAAGTAAGCGAGTCTCCTGTCTTCCCTTCAACATCACCATTTACATCAGCCAAAGATCCAGAGGATTCCTCATCTGCTGCTGTGTCTGTCATTGCTGATGAGGAATGCAGCACCTTGCCTGGTACATCGCTTCCAGGCATAACATAACCAAGAGCCTGGTTTCCTGATCCCAAAGGATCAAAAGGAGAACAAAAGGAAGCAGTAGGTGAAGTCAAACCATTTGTACTATATGAAGAAGAAAATGCAACCATATCATCGACAGCCCTATTCATGTCAGCTTCCCGCCAAGCCCATGAGCTATCATCAGAACTAAGGGAAGGAGGGCGAGAGAAAACCGTCCCTGGATGATCAGAAGGATTCCAGTACATCACACCACCTCCAAAGTACTGATTATAGTCTACCCCAGCAAATGCTTGCACCTCAACTTCATCCTCTGATATCCAGTGGCCCTCACATTCATCTGCTAGTTCATATGCCGTTGCTGGATCAGGTAGGTCCGTGCAATCCCAAGAATACTTCCTTTCGTTGTCCACATTTGTTGCATTAATCTTGACACTATGGGTGGAAAAAACCTGTGGAAAACTACACTGCTTCTTTGAGATGAATCCAGAATCATAATTAAAGGTTCGCGATAGAGCCAATCCACGAGCACTTCGAACCACTGGAGGCCAGTCTAAACTCATTGGCAGTGGTCGAGTCAGAATTGGATTACACCTGCCTTGAATTGGAGAACTTCTCGCCTGATGTATAGTTGGTAGGAAAGACTGGCGAAAGTGATTCTGCCAGTTATGACCAACATCCAGATGCAATCGGTCAGTGGCGGGTGGGAGATGTGGGTTAACAGGTGGATAATAGGCGCAAGCTACACCAGGCCACTCATATTGACAGCTTTCATAAGAACATGGGGTTCCAGTATCACATAGATGATTTCCATGTTCTTGGTCCTGAAACGGAATGGCTTCCTTTTCCACATCATCAACTCTCATTCCTTTGTCTGGTGCAACATCTTTTATATCAGATTTGCCAGCTTGCTCGTTCTGAAAGTCAATATCTATGTGGCTGAAAATCTTATGATCCACTGCGGGCAGAGGAGAAGGTACTACACTACCAGACgattttatttgaatttcagTACTATTGTTTGATGAATTGTAATTTTCGAAAAATGTATGACTGGAACTTGCTCTAGAACCAACAGGATAATTCTCTTGAATGCTTTGGGTGGCATCGTCATCCTCAGTTGGCCCATTGCCAGAACCAGGAGAAATCGAATTTGTCACAAGGATGTTACAACTAGCTGAATTATCACCAGTCTTGCTCTTGAAAGCTGAATCACTAGAAACGGGATAAGACTTTGCTGTGCAATCTTCAGGAAtgacagaagaagaagaagcttccATGACTGATCTTTCGGATTTTATTACATCACCAGAATTCTTACAACcagttattttgttttttcctttttctttcctaCCCTTCCTTGCAGCAGTTTGAGCTTTTGCAACCACTGTTTGTGCATGTTCCTGATGACAAGCTACTAGTTACAAACCATTCAAATCATTAATGAGaaatgtgattcaaattaaaAGAACGAGAATAACCATTTCATCTTTCGACGATAATGCCTCTTTGGAAATTTCCACCTCCTGATGTATACCAGGAATCTTCTTAGACTCCCCAGAATCTGCCTTTTTTTTATGAGCCAATGTACAATTACGATCCTGGCATAACACTGAAGCAATTAAAACTATCCACAAAATTTGTTGTGAATCCAAAAGGACATCAGCGAACTAAAGAGTACCTTGAGAGACTTTTCACACAAAAAATCATCCGCACATGACCTAGGAACAGGATTTGGTCTTTTCACATTGCGGTTCTTCCCCTTACTTTTACGGCTAAAAGCACTAGGCTTTGCCTTGGATTTCTTAGATAAGGGTTTTTCATTTCCATCTGCTAGAAGTTCCATTTTTGTGCATTCAAGCAAAATAACCATAAGAAATCCCCGTACTTTTCTTAATATAAAATCAGAAATGGTAGAAACTGAACTCAGTGTGCTATAAAAGAGTTTCCCTATATCATATTCACTGTGGTTACATAAGGATATCATCATTACTATATCCTGAAGCAGAAAGAGATTATTAAACCCCGCGACTAAGGAAGGTCTTCCAGAAAGAGAAGCCGGGATAATGCTTGACCCAAATTCTATGTCAGCCACACGTTTTGGAACTGTCTTTTGCATAGATGCAATTTGGTTGTACCTCAGTGGTTGTTCTCCTCCTCTATTGAAGAGCCACATTTCATCTCCCGCCTCACTACATGTCTTCAGGATCTCAAGAATCTAAGTTAAAATGAACTAAGTTAAGCTACATtataacaaacaaataaatcaaCCATCATATTGTAAGCTTCATTACAAATATAAAGATTTCCAATTTTAGAACTTCAGTTAAAGGATATTAATGCATCATTCACCAAAACTCCTCTCCTTTGTTACCAATTAAATCCAATTCTCTAGCACAATTATTACAACTTAATCTATCAACAGAATCATTCAGAACCGTATAAACCTATTACATTTCTCATACACTATCACCTAAACACTATAAAACCATAAAGTTAGAAAATGTACCAAAGGTTTCGCTGCTTTGCCCAACACCGATGTCAAAACATTTCTCCTTGTTGCTGCATCCAAATTTTCCCACCAGTCTACACACCCCTTCTTCCTCCAATACACATTGGCCGCCAAGCACACAGCGGtcatcttttctttcaatttcaccCCTCTTTTCTTCCCATTACTACAATTCAGCCACGCCAACCTCAACGCCACCTCCAACCGATTTGCCACAAATGCTTCCATACTGTAATACCCTTTATCCTTCAACCACTTCAATTCGACCCAATCTGATCCCAAGTCACTCTCTTCCCCCCTCAAAAACCCCCCATTTGATATTTCATCCATTGCCTCCACAAACCCATCCAAATTCTCCACCAAATCCTCACTCACCGTAACCGTATCGATATCCCTCACCGAGCACGAACACTCCTCCACCTTTTCCCCTTCCCTCGAAGAAAACAACCGAGTCGACTCGAAAACCCTCCTCTCCAGCTCGTTCGACTCGGCCACCCTACACAGAAGCCCACTCGACCTCTTAAAACAGAGGGTGGGAAGGTCGCCGGAGGGGAGGTCagggaggatgatgaagaagcCATGGCCGTTGGCACGGACCCTGCCGAGCATTTGAACGAGGACCCGTACGAAATTGGGATCTACGGCGGTGAGGTGAGCTTGGCGCTGGTGGACGGTGAGAGATGAGAACCATTTGAGGATCGAGGacctagggttagggttagggttagggttagggttatgGTTGGGTTTGAGGTCTGAGGAATTGGAGTGAGAGTGGAAGAGGGAGATGTGGGAGGTGAGCGAGTCAATGAGTTGGTCCTGAGTCATGAGCGATTCGTGAGGGAATTTAGGGTTTGGAATCGGCATTTTTGGAGTTCGGAGAGAGGTGGGAAAAATGGCGGAGAGAAAATGCGAGGGAATTTCGGGTTCGTGGTGGAATATCGCGGATTTTAGGGGTCCGAGACTGGTTTTGAATTTTATCAGGTGGACGGGCGGCGGGTGGTGTTCCCCGGTGTGCAAACTGTTTAAAAAtgctttaataaataaataaataaaagtaaaaaaaaaaactgttttaaGTTTGTTTCGTCATTCAAAATGAAGATTTCGTCGTCACTTGCTACTATATTTTAGTACTATTCATctttacttgtaaatgagaTATCTTAAGTTTAATATCatcaaaagtgaatttgaaccatattatcaCAGGCTTATTGTAAGGCTGAGTCACATTTTCCcgcttaatgtaaataatatcgtttgtttgagaaattttttttgaagatttcactacaatatttatttatttatctttattatatattatctATATCTAAATTATATATTAACCAAATTTTCATTCTCAACTAAAATATATGAAGTTACCATtctaaccctctaattaaactaaacataaataagaaatatgaatgataatgtaatttcacacaaccaaaattttcctttttttttaagtcaCACCTACATTTGAACTTACATGTGattctaacatatctctaattaaataataaaaaacaaagctctattcccactcccacattcttttagtctctcttactttcttcctatctccttcaattttaaaaataaaaaaaaattcacatgtACTTTGAGTGTGGCCATATGCTAGTACATAAAGTCATAGGATAAAATTGGTAAATCATTCATAATTTCAAAAATGCACTTAAATACCATTCCTTaattagatttaaaaaaaaaacaatttgatttAAGAAAATCCAGACTATTCACATAGTGGGCagttttctttttaactttttcaataACCCTAAAATTCctcatttgagaaaaaaaatcaacacacaaacaaCCAGCTAAATTAAGGATAATTTAGTAATAtaacatgaaaaaaaacttcTGGAGATGCTTGCCTACATACTATGTTTTCGGTGAATCTTGAAGATGATTGTTTAGTCCGTCGGATACAACACACATATACTACAAATTGATCTTAAACAATATAGTTTCTTTGATTAATGATCCCTCACATATTCCAATAACATTGTCCCACATATGatttcaacaagaaaaaaaatggcaatTATCCACCCACT
This region of Malus domestica chromosome 07, GDT2T_hap1 genomic DNA includes:
- the LOC103404507 gene encoding uncharacterized protein isoform X5 translates to MPIPNPKFPHESLMTQDQLIDSLTSHISLFHSHSNSSDLKPNHNPNPNPNPNPRSSILKWFSSLTVHQRQAHLTAVDPNFVRVLVQMLGRVRANGHGFFIILPDLPSGDLPTLCFKRSSGLLCRVAESNELERRVFESTRLFSSREGEKVEECSCSVRDIDTVTVSEDLVENLDGFVEAMDEISNGGFLRGEESDLGSDWVELKWLKDKGYYSMEAFVANRLEVALRLAWLNCSNGKKRGVKLKEKMTAVCLAANVYWRKKGCVDWWENLDAATRRNVLTSVLGKAAKPLILEILKTCSEAGDEMWLFNRGGEQPLRYNQIASMQKTVPKRVADIEFGSSIIPASLSGRPSLVAGFNNLFLLQDIVMMISLCNHSEYDIGKLFYSTLSSVSTISDFILRKVRGFLMVILLECTKMELLADGNEKPLSKKSKAKPSAFSRKSKGKNRNVKRPNPVPRSCADDFLCEKSLKDRNCTLAHKKKADSGESKKIPGIHQEVEISKEALSSKDEMEHAQTVVAKAQTAARKGRKEKGKNKITGCKNSGDVIKSERSVMEASSSSVIPEDCTAKSYPVSSDSAFKSKTGDNSASCNILVTNSISPGSGNGPTEDDDATQSIQENYPVGSRASSSHTFFENYNSSNNSTEIQIKSSGSVVPSPLPAVDHKIFSHIDIDFQNEQAGKSDIKDVAPDKGMRVDDVEKEAIPFQDQEHGNHLCDTGTPCSYESCQYEWPGVACAYYPPVNPHLPPATDRLHLDVGHNWQNHFRQSFLPTIHQARSSPIQGRCNPILTRPLPMSLDWPPVVRSARGLALSRTFNYDSGFISKKQCSFPQVFSTHSVKINATNVDNERKYSWDCTDLPDPATAYELADECEGHWISEDEVEVQAFAGVDYNQYFGGGVMYWNPSDHPGTVFSRPPSLSSDDSSWAWREADMNRAVDDMVAFSSSYSTNGLTSPTASFCSPFDPLGSGNQALGYVMPGSDVPGKVLHSSSAMTDTAADEESSGSLADVNGDVEGKTGDSLTYPILRPIIIPNISRERSREFKRSYDRRSPCVPPTRREQPRIKRPPSPVVLSVPQAPRPPPPSPVSDARKNRGFPTVRSGSSSPRHWGMRGWFHDGANLEETCLRMDGAEVVWPLRSNNISGRPLIQALPAPLLQDRLIAISQLARDQEHPDVALPLQPPDLHNCPIRKVSLSLMHSLVHDDIDLFCKQVAAENMARKPYINWAVKRVTRSLQVLWPRSRTNIFGSTATGLSLPTSDVDLVVCLPPVRNLEPIKEAGILEGRNGIKETCLQSCFGVSACR